Sequence from the Solea senegalensis isolate Sse05_10M linkage group LG1, IFAPA_SoseM_1, whole genome shotgun sequence genome:
gaagatgagaatatgGATTAAACTGATAGTTTACTTTTGGACCTATAAATATAAAGTCCAACTCAAGAGTCCATGTTCAAACTGACTCACTTTTTTTactctattttacattaaaacatcttGCTCAACACTATTTCATGACTATATTTCCACGTGTAAATATAACACAGTGTAACgcagtcactgaaatgctgtcaaacatTAAGATGTCGTCTACAGTTAGATTCAAAAAGTCACTTCTAAACTacagtgaagttaaagtgtttccagctgcatcagaaatattcacatcagcTATAATCTCCATCATGATGTGATCTATGACAGGAACATTTCACAACATGATGTCTACAGTACCAGAGagtgtctacagtgatgatgagcctacagtaacacagtcttaatgtgcacacagtcacagtgttggtgtGAACTACGGGTTTATTGACATGATTTTTGCATAtgaactttttactttttattctttcttgtGTGCGTGCCCTGGACAAGGGTTCGGGTTGGGGGGCCTCGTTTGTCCTGGGCACAAGCAaggggggcttcaaggaaaaaaggttgggaaccacttgTTTAAGGGATAGTACaggttttttaagtgtggtgaCCATGCATCAGGGTTGGACATAAATTCCACTTACCAAAGGactatctcactgttagacagacgtttccaactggaaactgaagtttgtaaaccactcactctcccacaccaaaccccatagagaaaatcagtgattttaacatcacagcacacaggagttgttgattcactgctgcctccatcactgagtggtttacaaacttcagtttcctgttggaaaagtctgtctaagtGTGGCCAAAGTTCAAAGGTTAAGATTACATTTGGTCTTAAGCCTCTTGACCTTTAATTTTCttctaaataaacaaaagaaccTGTAACTGTTGGTCAGTGGCACCAAACGTCCACTAGGTGGTGACTCCACGTCTCTGTGTATCTCAGGTCGGATGCGAGGATCTGTGGCGACGCTGGGGCTGTTGGTTCAGAACTTTCCTGATGACATCGGCCTGAAGAACGACCTGGGTGTCGCCTACCTGTTGCTAGGAGACAACAAAGGTGCCAAGAAGGTCTACGaggaggtttgtttgtttgtttgtttgtttgtttacttattCATGTCTGACTTTGTCACTGATTGGCTGACCGTACCCTGTGCCACGCCCCTCCAGGTCCTGGCGGTTGCCCCTGACAACGGCTTTGCTAAAGTTCACTACGGTTTCATCctgaaatctgaaaacatgATCGCAGAGAGTATACCATACCtgaaggtacacacacacacacacatacacagaaagtcttattttttatgcatttatttcttttttaattcttttgcCTTCCTCTGTCCACAGGAAGGTTTGGAGTCCGGTGAACCAGGGACGGACGATGGACGTTTTTATTTCCACCTGGGAGACGCATTGCAGAGAGTCGGAGATGACAGTgtaagtaacacacacacacacacacacacacacacacacacacacggtactGACACGTAGTCAGTGCTGACCGctaaaaacagcttttaaagCTCTCTCccctcacaccaaaccccatagagaaaatcagaaaatccctcattcagatttacctcagtgacacaaagtgaccacacgaggcagtagtagaccagcagctcctgtgtacgCACAAACtataatcactgattttctctatggggtttggtgtgggagagtgagtggtttgcaaactttagtttcctgttgtaaatgtttatgttcTTAAAGATTGTATGAGCTCAGTGTTGTGTTGCGTGTGTTTTCAGGCGTATCACTGGTACGAGCTGGGTCACAAACGTGGACACTTTGCATCCGTGTGGCAGAGGTCACTGTACAACGTGGACGGACTGAAGGCTCAGCCCTGGTGGACGCCCAGAGAGACCGGGTACACCGACCTCGTCAAGGtaacaccgtgtgtgtgtgtgtgtgtgtgtacaaggctgagtgagggagtgagtgagtgaaaaacagtaaaacattgcatttaaaatgtgtgtgtatgtgtgtgcgggTATtgctaatgttgtggggacctaaaactgtttacacagtcacattacgtaaattacattttaaggtgaagatatgttttaaggttgggtcgaggtcagggttaggattaggccagtagtaattttggttaaggttagagtaagtctccaggaaatgaatgtaagtaaatgcaatgtcccctcaagtcatggatatccaacatgtgtgtgtatgtgtgtgtgtgtgtgtgtgtgtgtgtgtgtgtagatgctgGAGAGGAACTGGAGGACGATCAGGGACGAGGCTCTGGCCGTAATGGACCAGAACACTGGCCTGTTCGTACCTGAGGAGGAAAACctgagagagaaaggagagtgGGGCCAGTACACACTGTGGCagcaaggtacacacacacacactataaatacatcatttaaaGATAAGTTCaggtttgtctgtttttttaaatgttggtgTATTAAGTTTTACACTcgcctaataaaatctacatcgcTTAAATCTACGACATCTTAACAACATgtccatgtctttatctcactgtgagacagactttaccaaaaggaaactgaagtttgtaaaccactcactctcccacaccaaacctcatggtgtggtgtgggagagtaagtggtttacaaacttcagctcactcttcattttttttgtgtgtgtgtttgtgtgtttattctctCGTCTATTTCTaatttcttaaatgttataAGCTGATTCTGATGGTTTTGTTCAGGAAGGAAAGCTGGAAACGTCTGTCAGAACGTCCCCAAGACCTGTGCCATGATAGAGAGACATCCTGAGGCTACAGGCTGCAAGAGAggacaggtacacacacacacacacagctaactCTGGTTATAGTTAGATGGATGTGAAATAAgtcattaatgtgtgtgtgtgtgtgtgtgtgtgtgtgcgtgtgtgcgtgtgttcagaTTAAGTTTTCAGTCATGCAGCCTGGGACTCATGTGTGGCCTCACACAGGTCCCACTAACTGCAGACTGAGGATGCACCTCGGCCTCGTCATCCCCAAACCAGGCTGCAGGATCCGCTGCACTGACCAGACCAGGtaccatcctcatcctcatccatcTTTCTTCTCGTGATGTCATTACTAGATTGGTCCAATCAGCTGCTGGGTGAAAAAACACTGGGGTTTGATTCCGCTGCATAGATGCTGACTCATCATTACCAATAATTAGGGAAGCAGTAGTTGGatatgctgactcagcattctcGATCTTCCAAGAAACGGAAGTcagaatgctgagtcagcattccTAATAATAAGGTAAACAGGGtagaaatgctgactcagcattttctTTCATAAGGGAAACAGAagttggaaatgctgactcatCATTCACATAATCAAGAAACGAGGGGAGGAAAATTGTTacaaatgctgactcagcatttacaatcagtcaggaaaacaataGTTGGAAACGCTGACTCAGTAATGCAGACTGAGCAGGtgtcagtcaaaaatgtcactttcacaAACAGTGTTGTGTTCCGTCTCGCTAACGTCTTTGTCTGTGTCCTGGTCCTCGTCTcctcatgtgtctgtgtctcagggaGTGGGACGAGGGTAAAGTCCTCATCTTTGACGACTCTTTCGAACACGAGGTCTGGCAGGACGCCGACAGTTACCGCCTCATCTTCATCGTCGACGTCTGGCACCCGGAGCTAACACAGTACCAGCGCCAGACCCTCAGTGCCATTTAGGCCAGACCAGGACCAAGACCAGGACCTAGACCAGGACGCAGACCAGCACTCAGACCAGTGTGAATGTGGACCTGCTTCATTTGTGGATGAACTACTAAAAACTGCAGAAGATGAAGGAACAAAGGATGGAAATTCAAATTtcaatgtgtctttttttttttttctgagacgTACTACtgacttgacctttgaccagaAAAACTCACAGAACCTGGTTCTGGACCTGGTTTATGTTTGTAAGGACGTGGAAATCTTGGTGGGAAGTTTAGTGTCACTTGACagtttttgactttttcttcaaAGGTACAGGAGTTCCTGAGAGTCCGAGCATCCTGGCGTCTTGACGTCCTGACGTCCTGGCGTCCTGGTGTCTTGATGTCCTGGCGTTCTGCTCTGTGGACTCGCATCACAACAAGAACACTAACAACTGGAGGAAACActgagtgaatgtttttttccgCTCGATCACTacacaactttattttaactttggtTTTTCTTCACCTTTGCACATCAACGACCTTaagaaacatggaaaaaatgatttatatttatatgaaaatacaggaaaaaatgtgtaaaaataaacagagtttgtttctttcttttttcatctttcaGCTTGCGTCGAAATGAGAAGCCACGACCGCCCTAAAGGGACAGTCCAAGGTTTGTTGAAGACGCTCAGTGagaacaaaatggctgccaacagCAGTGATAACACAAGGAGAAattgattttagccacttaatgaAAGACTCATGTAATaaatctatgtcagtttaagtctaagATATCTTTatgaacatgttcacgtctttatctcactatGAGACagactttccaacaggaaactgaagtttgtaaaccacaccaaagcccatagagaaaatcagtgattttaactcacagggacacaggagctgctggtctactgctgcctcgtgtggttgttttttatcactgaggtaaatctgaaagCATTTTAAAACCCAAATTAACAAAATAGGACATTTTAACTtagtaatggaggcagcagtggatcaacaactcctgtgtgctgtgacgttaaaatcactgattttctctatgggctttggtgtgggagagtgagtggttttacaagcttcagtttcctgttggaaaagtctgtctcacagtgagataaacatgCGTTAACAGCTTTAATTTTATTGAATATTATTACATTgctcataaaacacagacaacagGACGACGACGTcagtgtaaatgttttaattctatACATTCATTGAAAGGAAATACAGTCGAGTGAAGATCAGCTCAGTCTTTAGCCCTGATGACGAATAATCGAACACTGCAGAAAACAGTCAATCACACACTCGTCGAGTCACTgcgataaataaatgatttcctTTCATCTAAAGTACGGTTTGTTCACGAGTGTGCCGCCACCCCTTTTCTGCAGggtcataataacaataatactgtaACAATAATATACAATCTTCATCAGTTAAGTTCAGTACAAACACTCCTTCCACTGCAGGAGAGGTTAAAGGTCAACGTTTGGCATTTAACGCATTCGTTAGTCAGAAAGATCGGAGACGAGCGACCACGTGTCATTTCACCATTCATCATTGTGCagcgcttttattttgaaattctcaTATGAGAGGATGCAAAATCGCAAGTTGCCATTGTCGTCTACGACTCACTGAGAGCAAGTTCCACAAGATGCGAAAGTGGTCATTTTTCCAGGGTATATGTCGGAAGTTTCAGGCGCAGTGTCCCCTGAAGACGTAAATCGCAAACTTGTCATCCCCGCAAATTCACAAGACAAGATGGCTGCCCCgagctgagtcagcatttctgTCTAATGTTTATTGTCATAAACACAGTGGTGCCCcctactggtgtgtgtgtgtgatttgttgcgatgctgtgtttatgtatggaaaaaaaactcacactAGCTTATCTCGCTAGTTTGCAAACCTAGGACAAAGGACTATGCTAACACAAACCAACTCGCAGAGCGACGTCGTCCACCAACACGTTGGTGAtatttgacttcctgtttgttttcccccaaaaaaccATTGTGAGAAATGTAGTTTTAAACTTGAACGTGATAATCTCCAAAAGTTTTTAGCACCAAGCGAAAATACTTTAACGTGAACCAGAGAGAACATCGCAAATTTTCACATCACTCCCGGATTTTGCAGGATTCACGTTTTCGTGAATTTGTTTGCAACTCCGTTCTTTGTGACTTTGTTCGTAATTTAAACTTACGATAATTAACACTAAAGTATTTTTCAGTTACATTTGGTTGTCGCTGACGCCGTTCTGCGACTTTATGTTGATTCACGATCATTTGccaatgttgattttctttttccgttaagttttttttaaaattgcgTTTGTTTTGTCGACGCCACGTTTGCGAACTTGCGTTTGCTGACGTAACGCTTGTGTGTCGAAGTTGTCAGAGTTTTTTTGACAGCGTGTTTGTTCTGCGACAAAATGCTGGTTCACGATCATTTGACAACGGCGCATTTCTTTTCCGTCAACGTCGCTGTTTGTCACTTCGTTGATTCTCATGTTTGTCGATTTGTCGAGTTTACGATATCCAGAGAGAAAgtgatgcacaaacacacgtgtgagtgagtgtgggtgTGGTCAGGGGGCGGGGCCTACATTCAgtcagaatgtcctcacaactacAGAAAGACAGACGTGATGAGTGTGACcgatgtgagtgtgagttaaAGAGACAaatacctctgtgtgtgtgtgtgtgtgtgtattcatgtgttcatatgtgtttgtgtgttttaatgtgttcatatgtgtttgtgtgtgtacatgtgtgttcatgtgttcagtCCAGGCTCAGCAGTGGTGAACTGGTGTCTCTGTCGTTGTGTCTCAGTCGTCCTGGTTCAGCCACAGACTGTgacctcttcatcatcatctccttctctcctcctcctcctccgttcTCCCTGACGTGCAGGGCGTCGTACGTCAGCGTGTATTCTGTGTCGTCGTTAAAATCCGGTCCCAGCAGAGTTCGCGCCCACATTCCCATGTCGTACGGCGGCAACGTTCCGCCGAATTCTGACGGTAAACAGTCAGGAAGAATGAGCTGGTGGAGCGAGTTCAGGTTATTACCATGGAGGAAGAtctgaggaggagcagcaggaggagcaggagcaaagacaggaggaggagagacagagaggagcaggagcaaagacaggaggaggagagacagagcgagagagaggagcaggagcaaagacaggaggaggagacagggaagagagagaggaggagtaggaggaaaaagaggaggctcagaagacaagaaaagagtacagaagatgaagaggagaagggagagACAAGGGGTATAACAGAAGGAGGAGacaaggaagagaggagaggaagcaaggagaagaggagagggaacaAGATTAGGAGGAGTACACAAACAAGCAAAGGAGAAAcaagtggaggagaagaaggagagaagacgtgcaaaaaagatgaaaaaaaggaCGAAATtaagaaactgaagaaaaacaaaacaacaaagatgaagaagaggaggagtaaTGACGTGATGAAGAAGTGTCCTCACCCTCTTTCTGGTCTTGTCTTTGAGGAAAGGTTTGATGATGGTGAACATGGCGTGAATGTACCACGGCTGATTCACAAAGTGGATTCCTCCAAAACGAGCGGGAAAACTGTCCtgaagacacagaggacacatcagagacagagagaggacacggcagagacagagacgacaagtcagagacagagaggacacgtcagagacacaaagaggacacgtcagagacacacagtacacgtcagagagacagagaggacacgcagagagacagggagagacagagaggatatgtcagagacacagaggacgtcagagagagacaagtcagagacacagaggacatgtcagagacacagaggacacgtcagagagaggacaagtcagagacacagaggacacgtcagagacagagaggacacgtcagagacacagacaggacacagtcagagacacagaggataAGTCGGACAGAGAGGACACgagagacacagggacacgtcagagacaaagagaggacacatcagagacacagaggacacagagagacagagaggacacgccagagacacagagacaaagggcacgccagagacagagggacacatcagagacacagagaggacacgccagacacacacagtacacatcagagacacagaggacatgacagagaggacacatcagagacacagagaggacacgtcagagacagaagacatgtcagagacacagaagacacgtcagagacagagaggacatgtcagagagacagagaacaagtcagagacacagaggacaagtCAGAGACACAAAGGACACGTCACAGACACAGGACacgtcagagagacagagaggacacgtcatagacacagaggacacgtcagagacacagaggtcaCCTGCAGGCCCTCAATGGCCAGTCTCAGGATGTTCGGCGTGAGCTTTGACGCCTGCTTGAAGGAGAAGTTGCTCCAGTCGATGATGAGAATGAAACCGTTGATCTGAAGCTCAGGGTTTTCAATCAGAACCTCCAGAGACAGAAGGATGGCTCTCAGGATGTCTGTGAAGGAGttcctgcaggaggaggaggagataatCAATGGTGACTATTCTTTAGTCTTTAACTAAAATCTTGAAGGTCACGGTCACTCATTCATTGATCAATGTCACAACATGAGTCATTCAAATAAACAACTTCAGTTGCAGCACACGGTTACCATGGTTACCTGGTCTGGTCCCAGTTGGACGCAAACAGAAGGAGGATTTTCCGCCCGTGTTGGTCCGGACTCTCCAGAACGCCCGGGAACCCGTCCATCAACGCTCGCTTGATGCCAGGATCGTCCACCTGGAGCGCAGGAAACGCGAAAGACAAACGAGGAAAAACTGAAGTTAAAACAATGGTGAAAAAACGGTAAACCAATGACATCACTTTGACTTTGTCCACAGAGGACGTAGGAAAACCTGAGTGAGTTACGATGTGTAAACGTCGGGTTTTTCTTGATAAAATGTGGTAAAAAATATAGAGCGTGGTGTCATCGACGCATCCTTACCTTAAAACTCTGGAACATGTCGAGGTTCTGCTGTCGGAACTGGAAATACTGAGCCAGCAGCCGGAACGTCTCCATCTGGTCGAACTTTCGTGCTCGCAGGAAACGCAGGATGAAGTCGTCGTCCGTTCGCAGGAAACCGATGTCGGGCCGTGTCACGATCATGTCCCGAACCTTGAGACGCCGTGGAAAtaacaaaagttaaaaagaaacaaagacagatttatttAGTGCGTAATCAGAGAAGTGGAGTCAAAAATGTTACCTGCGAACAAACAAGTTCAACATTCAGTcacaat
This genomic interval carries:
- the LOC122780483 gene encoding aspartyl/asparaginyl beta-hydroxylase-like, which gives rise to CGTGLKEAQRASVGDSPDEKTEVRESVAETANQQAAEQQGEGPTEKDLGPGLHDNESGSEDVESQIQAAVPLPPLVEDDFVPDDPRDSLNPHDDDVGTIDTSGVLVEDPPPAESTAVESGHFVTSSKFSQEAEAPVKQAEKEPEPQTDPEPQRETHKEAEGVAGTTETESQDQLKDKAKKKKPKLLNKLDKTIKAELDAAEKLRKKGKMEEALKSFETLVQQNPLSPRARYGKAQVEDDLAEKLRSNDMLQRAINSYREAAELPDPTPDLLRAALKRRAERQQFLGRMRGSVATLGLLVQNFPDDIGLKNDLGVAYLLLGDNKGAKKVYEEVLAVAPDNGFAKVHYGFILKSENMIAESIPYLKEGLESGEPGTDDGRFYFHLGDALQRVGDDSAYHWYELGHKRGHFASVWQRSLYNVDGLKAQPWWTPRETGYTDLVKMLERNWRTIRDEALAVMDQNTGLFVPEEENLREKGEWGQYTLWQQGRKAGNVCQNVPKTCAMIERHPEATGCKRGQIKFSVMQPGTHVWPHTGPTNCRLRMHLGLVIPKPGCRIRCTDQTREWDEGKVLIFDDSFEHEVWQDADSYRLIFIVDVWHPELTQYQRQTLSAI
- the LOC122769440 gene encoding clavesin-1-like isoform X2, with product MMSHLHAGLSLDTTEKARLELNENPDTLHHDIQLVRDMIVTRPDIGFLRTDDDFILRFLRARKFDQMETFRLLAQYFQFRQQNLDMFQSFKVDDPGIKRALMDGFPGVLESPDQHGRKILLLFASNWDQTRNSFTDILRAILLSLEVLIENPELQINGFILIIDWSNFSFKQASKLTPNILRLAIEGLQDSFPARFGGIHFVNQPWYIHAMFTIIKPFLKDKTRKRLILPDCLPSEFGGTLPPYDMGMWARTLLGPDFNDDTEYTLTYDALHVRENGGGGGEKEMMMKRSQSVAEPGRLRHNDRDTSSPLLSLD
- the LOC122769440 gene encoding clavesin-1-like isoform X1; translated protein: MMSHLHAGLSLDTTEKARLELNENPDTLHHDIQLVRDMIVTRPDIGFLRTDDDFILRFLRARKFDQMETFRLLAQYFQFRQQNLDMFQSFKVDDPGIKRALMDGFPGVLESPDQHGRKILLLFASNWDQTRNSFTDILRAILLSLEVLIENPELQINGFILIIDWSNFSFKQASKLTPNILRLAIEGLQDSFPARFGGIHFVNQPWYIHAMFTIIKPFLKDKTRKRIFLHGNNLNSLHQLILPDCLPSEFGGTLPPYDMGMWARTLLGPDFNDDTEYTLTYDALHVRENGGGGGEKEMMMKRSQSVAEPGRLRHNDRDTSSPLLSLD
- the LOC122769440 gene encoding clavesin-1-like isoform X3, coding for MMSHLHAGLSLDTTEKARLELNENPDTLHHDIQLVRDMIVTRPDIGFLRTDDDFILRFLRARKFDQMETFRLLAQYFQFRQQNLDMFQSFKVDDPGIKRALMDGFPGVLESPDQHGRKILLLFASNWDQTRNSFTDILRAILLSLEVLIENPELQINGFILIIDWSNFSFKQASKLTPNILRLAIEGLQDSFPARFGGIHFVNQPWYIHAMFTIIKPFLKDKTRKRNSAERCRRTTWECGRELCWDRILTTTQNTR